The following are from one region of the Corylus avellana chromosome ca1, CavTom2PMs-1.0 genome:
- the LOC132167825 gene encoding GTP 3',8-cyclase, mitochondrial — translation MRRYVPKLIDWRKGFRKFNSFLVKCEIGSYSASRESIGQGLGGYLNGSLQKMYATSSATLSDHTSKDNHVSDMLVDSFGRLHTYLRISLTERCNLRCQYCMPTEGVELSPSPQLLSQNEILRLANLFVSSGVEKIRLTGGEPTIRKDIEDICLQLSNLKGLKTLAMTTNGIILSKKLPKLKECGLTSVNISLDTLVPAKFEFMTRRKGHERVMESINTAIDLGYNPVKVNCVVMRGFNDDEICDFVKLTREKPINIRFIEFMPFDGNVWNVKKLVPYSEMLDRVVKQFPSMKRLLDHPADTAKNFRIEGHCGTVSFITSMTEHFCAGCNRLRLLADGNFKVCLFGPSEVSLRDPLRHGADDDKLREIIGAAVKRKKASHAGMFDIARTANRPMIHIGG, via the exons ATGAGGCGTTATGTACCCAAACTTATTGATTGGCGCAAGGGCTTCAGGAAATTCAATTCCTTCCTG GTCAAATGTGAGATTGGATCATATTCTGCATCCAGGGAGAGTATTGGTCAAGGTTTGGGTGGTTATCTGAATGGATCCTTACAGAAGATGTATGCCACTTCTAGTGCTACTCTATCCGATCATACCTCGAAAGATAATCATGTTTCAGATATGTTAGTTGATTCATTTGGGAGGCTGCACACTTACCTGAGGATCTCCTTGACAGAGCGTTGCAATCTTCGATGTCAGTACTGTATGCCTACAGAGGGTGTGGAGCTCAGTCCTAGCCCTCAACTACTCTCACAGAATGAGATTCTTCGACTGGCAAATCTGTTTGTGAGCTCTGGAGTGGAGAAAATTCGTTTGACTGGAGGGGAGCCAACCATTAGGAAGGATATTGAAGACATATGTCTACAGTTGTCTAACTTGAAGGGGCTAAAAACGCTGGCCATGACTACCAACGGAATTATTCTCTCAAAAAAACTTCCGAAGCTGAAGGAATGTGGGCTTACTTCTGTGAATATCAGTTTAGACACGTTGGTCCCAGCAAAGTTTGAATTCATGACCCGGCGCAAAGGGCATGAAAGGGTTATGGAATCAATTAATACCGCTATAGACCTTGGATACAATCCTGTGAAG GTGAACTGTGTTGTAATGCGTGGGTTCAATGATGATGAGATTTGTGATTTCGTAAAGTTAACGCGTGAAAAGCCAATTAATATTAGATTCATTGAGTTCATGCCTTTTGATGGGAATGTCTGGAATGTCAAGAAACTTGTACCGTACTCTGAAATGTTGGATAGAGTG GTAAAACAGTTTCCATCCATGAAGAGACTTCTGGATCACCCAGCAGACACGGCCAAGAATTTCAGGATAGAGGGGCATTGTGGTACTGTTTCTTTTATAACATCAATGACTGAGCATTTTTGTGCTGGATGCAATAGGTTACGACTTTTAGCTGACGGAAACTTCAAAGTTTGCTTATTTGGTCCTTCAGAG GTTAGTTTAAGAGATCCCCTTCGCCATGGTGCTGATGATGATAAGCTTAGGGAAATAATTGGGGCAGCG GTGAAGAGGAAGAAAGCTTCACATGCTGGGATGTTCGACATTGCAAGGACAGCAAATAGGCCTATGATCCATATTGGTGGCTAA
- the LOC132167636 gene encoding uncharacterized protein LOC132167636, giving the protein MGVVIIDGSTVRDFVNDEAQFKKSVDEQFEALDLNKDGVLSRGEIRKAFESIRLIETHFGIDVATPPEQLTQLYDSIFEGFDCDKNGTVEREEFREEMKKIMLAIAEGLGSCPIQMALDDQSLLQRAADLEASKASKASKASSA; this is encoded by the coding sequence ATGGGGGTGGTGATAATCGACGGATCGACTGTGAGAGACTTCGTGAACGATGAGGCGCAGTTCAAGAAGAGTGTGGACGAGCAGTTCGAGGCGCTGGACCTGAACAAGGACGGGGTTCTCTCTCGCGGGGAGATCCGGAAGGCCTTCGAGTCGATAAGGCTGATCGAGACCCACTTCGGCATCGACGTGGCGACGCCGCCGGAGCAGCTGACGCAGCTCTACGACTCAATCTTCGAGGGTTTCGACTGCGACAAGAACGGGACGGTGGAGCGCGAGGAGTTCAGggaggagatgaagaagatcATGCTGGCCATTGCTGAAGGGCTTGGGTCGTGTCCTATTCAGATGGCTCTCGATGATCAGAGTTTGCTCCAAAGGGCTGCGGATCTCGAGGCTTCCAAGGCTTCCAAGGCCTCCAAGGCCTCTAGCGCCTGA